The following are encoded together in the Bradymonas sediminis genome:
- a CDS encoding sugar transferase — MRFFSTEKISILSCVGGGPMARLVDSFAEAGLSARVDAQFLPAEWRQKMGAGRVGRIAARLSSLGLFPMQSAAKACLTHHDTLVPTTNPFLLPLALVASRAFHGQTVVPLVYDLYPDALEAAGSIEADDLISQLLGKLNEFVFAHADGIVFIGQNMAQNAIARYGEPRRWTVIETGADAQEFAPYLGQSLTAESDLESWCQSKTLVASYVGNMGVMHDWKTLVDAITAWFERDDASELGVVIAAFGPGAAKLRDACAHLNDTQIRFVEPLGDRAWARLLALTDISLITLRDAARQTCIPSKTFSAMAAESAILAVAPEDSDLAMLIQKHDCGTVVETGDATRVVEQLAYWMTHPDELQTIRQAAYTALCEHYDMPKLAERWSTFLEQCKRTKNPNKQALDAALKRLLDVSASAAGLAALAPILGGVAVGLRTTMGTPILFRQQRPGKDDKPFELLKFRTMRDPKPGEEGPEHDGARITRLGAFLRATSIDELPTLLNVLRGDMSLVGPRPLLMRYLDRYTPEQRRRHEVKPGVTGWAQMNGRNALSWEEKFAHDVWYVDHQSTLLDLQILLATVGKVLKRDGISQDNHATMPEFFARTPDE, encoded by the coding sequence ATGCGTTTCTTCTCCACCGAAAAGATCTCCATCCTCTCCTGCGTCGGCGGCGGGCCCATGGCGCGCCTGGTCGACAGCTTCGCTGAGGCAGGCCTTAGCGCGCGTGTCGACGCTCAATTTTTACCCGCTGAGTGGCGCCAAAAAATGGGCGCGGGCCGTGTCGGGCGAATCGCTGCGCGGCTCTCGTCGCTGGGACTTTTCCCGATGCAAAGCGCAGCCAAGGCATGCCTCACTCACCACGACACGCTTGTCCCCACTACGAACCCATTTCTATTGCCACTCGCGTTGGTTGCATCCCGCGCATTTCACGGTCAGACGGTGGTCCCTCTGGTCTACGATCTCTATCCGGATGCTCTCGAGGCCGCCGGCTCGATCGAAGCCGACGACCTCATCAGCCAACTGCTGGGGAAGCTGAACGAATTCGTCTTCGCTCACGCCGACGGCATCGTCTTTATCGGCCAGAATATGGCCCAAAACGCCATCGCCCGCTATGGCGAACCGCGCCGGTGGACGGTGATCGAGACGGGCGCAGATGCACAGGAATTCGCGCCCTACCTCGGACAATCGCTCACCGCCGAGTCCGACCTGGAATCTTGGTGCCAGTCCAAGACACTGGTCGCGAGCTATGTCGGCAACATGGGCGTGATGCATGATTGGAAGACACTCGTGGATGCAATCACTGCCTGGTTTGAGCGCGATGACGCTAGCGAACTGGGCGTTGTCATCGCCGCATTTGGCCCCGGCGCGGCCAAACTACGCGACGCCTGCGCGCACCTAAATGACACTCAGATTCGCTTCGTCGAGCCCCTCGGAGATCGCGCATGGGCACGCCTATTGGCGCTCACAGATATTTCGTTAATCACCCTACGTGACGCGGCACGCCAAACCTGTATACCCAGCAAAACCTTCAGCGCGATGGCCGCCGAAAGCGCAATACTCGCCGTCGCCCCCGAGGATTCCGACCTGGCGATGCTGATTCAAAAACACGACTGCGGCACCGTTGTAGAAACCGGCGATGCTACACGGGTCGTTGAGCAACTCGCATATTGGATGACACATCCCGACGAACTCCAAACAATTCGGCAAGCGGCGTATACAGCGCTATGCGAGCACTATGATATGCCGAAATTAGCAGAGAGATGGTCGACATTTCTCGAGCAATGCAAACGCACCAAGAATCCCAATAAACAAGCGCTCGACGCAGCCCTCAAACGCCTCCTCGACGTCAGCGCAAGCGCTGCCGGACTCGCCGCGCTTGCCCCGATTTTAGGCGGTGTAGCTGTCGGCCTTCGCACCACGATGGGCACCCCTATCCTCTTTCGCCAGCAACGGCCGGGTAAAGACGATAAGCCCTTTGAGTTGCTGAAGTTCCGCACCATGCGCGACCCGAAGCCTGGCGAGGAAGGCCCCGAGCATGATGGCGCCCGGATCACGCGCCTTGGCGCATTTTTGCGGGCCACAAGCATCGATGAATTACCCACACTCCTCAACGTGCTGCGCGGCGATATGAGCCTGGTGGGGCCGCGGCCACTTTTGATGCGCTACCTCGACCGCTATACCCCCGAGCAACGTCGCCGCCATGAGGTCAAACCCGGCGTCACCGGATGGGCGCAAATGAATGGGCGCAATGCGCTATCCTGGGAGGAGAAATTCGCCCACGACGTCTGGTATGTCGACCACCAGTCGACATTGCTTGACCTCCAGATCTTGCTCGCCACCGTCGGCAAAGTCCTAAAGCGCGACGGAATTAGCCAAGATAATCACGCAACCATGCCCGAATTTTTTGCCCGGACTCCCGATGAGTAA
- a CDS encoding ATP-grasp domain-containing protein produces MSNDTFNILLSAAGRRVSLLKILKQTLSDLSLDGKVYALEMSRAAPAFHIADHGFLAPRCTDPGFVDRVLDICAQNDIKLIIPTIDPALAVYAANLDRFEAAGVTVAISGPKTIEIASNKRATHRWLSDNGFPTPRQAELEDVLANPQDWTFPVATKPADGSRSIGFGIVNTPEELRAFAGPNNIVQSVATGEEYTVSFYVDRQGKCRCAVPRKRLEVRSGEVSKGMTVRNAAIEKLAMAVGDALPDAFGALNVQIFHDAATDELNIIEINPRFGGGFPLAWQAGAHYPQWIVEEVLGHESSANADQWKDRLVMLRFDDAVFLNADEAGL; encoded by the coding sequence ATGAGTAACGATACTTTTAATATTCTCCTTTCCGCTGCGGGACGTCGTGTCTCGCTGCTCAAAATCCTCAAACAAACCCTGAGCGATCTATCGCTCGACGGAAAGGTTTATGCGCTCGAGATGTCCCGCGCAGCGCCGGCTTTTCATATCGCCGACCATGGCTTTTTAGCGCCCCGGTGCACCGATCCGGGCTTCGTCGATCGCGTGTTGGATATTTGCGCTCAGAACGATATCAAACTCATCATCCCGACCATTGACCCGGCGCTCGCGGTCTACGCAGCGAATCTCGACCGCTTCGAAGCTGCCGGTGTAACAGTCGCGATTTCTGGCCCCAAAACCATTGAGATCGCATCAAACAAACGCGCGACGCATCGCTGGCTAAGCGACAATGGTTTCCCCACCCCGCGCCAAGCCGAACTCGAAGATGTGCTCGCCAACCCGCAGGATTGGACATTCCCCGTGGCAACCAAACCCGCCGACGGCAGCCGCTCCATCGGCTTTGGAATCGTCAACACCCCCGAGGAATTACGCGCCTTCGCCGGGCCGAATAATATTGTTCAATCGGTCGCCACCGGCGAGGAATATACCGTCAGCTTCTACGTCGACCGCCAGGGAAAATGCCGCTGTGCCGTCCCGCGCAAGCGCCTCGAAGTGCGCTCCGGCGAGGTCAGCAAAGGCATGACCGTGCGCAATGCGGCCATCGAAAAACTGGCCATGGCGGTCGGCGACGCGCTTCCCGATGCTTTCGGCGCCCTTAATGTCCAGATATTTCACGACGCCGCTACAGACGAGCTAAATATCATTGAGATAAACCCCCGCTTTGGCGGCGGCTTCCCGCTGGCCTGGCAGGCAGGGGCGCATTATCCCCAATGGATTGTCGAAGAAGTCCTCGGGCACGAAAGCTCCGCGAATGCCGACCAATGGAAAGACCGACTCGTCATGCTTCGCTTCGACGACGCAGTCTTCCTCAACGCCGACGAGGCCGGACTATGA
- a CDS encoding nucleotidyltransferase family protein, which produces MKLLTKLADQYRQDPLRALALNAMAAQTPLNERSVQTLRATSPEKVIEFAKRNEIGPIIAKAILDHPACDDLAGRDLWQEIYDASHRRMTILMDTLDRVANKFAEADIPLVGLKNAGIARGIYPDPAACPMGDLDVLIPRKPFLEAHALLLEMGFVLETRSTVEPAELQAAFEGGGTEYRKEVDGETVWFELQWRPVAGRWIRAEQEPSGDDLIADAVTIEDSNVLLLEPTANLLQVSLHTAKHTYVRAPGLRLHTDVDRIVAYADPDWEKFVAWVKRIEVITAVYFSLALSKALLGTDIPDWVLRELQPPRWKRELIARWLQKADIFEPNEKKFNRAEMIGFHTLLYDDAAGFTASVFDTDKDHLTLQELPQNLRRGASRVADLLTRYDSN; this is translated from the coding sequence ATGAAATTACTAACTAAATTAGCCGATCAATACCGCCAGGATCCACTTCGCGCACTAGCGCTCAACGCGATGGCCGCCCAAACTCCATTGAACGAGCGCTCAGTACAAACGCTGCGCGCCACGTCTCCTGAGAAAGTTATTGAGTTCGCAAAGCGAAACGAAATCGGCCCGATCATCGCAAAGGCGATCCTCGACCACCCCGCCTGTGACGACCTGGCGGGTCGCGACTTATGGCAAGAGATCTACGATGCGTCCCACCGTCGAATGACGATCTTAATGGACACATTGGATCGTGTTGCTAACAAATTTGCGGAAGCCGATATCCCACTTGTGGGACTTAAAAACGCGGGCATCGCACGCGGCATCTATCCCGATCCCGCAGCCTGCCCTATGGGTGACCTTGATGTCCTCATCCCGCGGAAACCGTTTTTAGAGGCGCACGCGCTTTTACTCGAAATGGGCTTTGTGCTTGAGACTCGCTCGACTGTTGAACCTGCCGAACTACAGGCAGCATTCGAAGGCGGCGGCACCGAATACCGCAAAGAAGTCGACGGCGAAACCGTTTGGTTCGAATTGCAATGGCGCCCCGTCGCGGGCCGGTGGATTCGCGCCGAACAGGAGCCCTCGGGAGACGATCTCATTGCAGATGCGGTGACCATTGAGGACTCAAACGTCCTGCTTTTGGAACCAACCGCCAACCTCCTCCAAGTCTCATTGCACACCGCAAAGCACACCTATGTACGCGCGCCCGGCTTGCGTTTACATACCGACGTCGACCGAATCGTAGCCTACGCCGACCCTGACTGGGAGAAATTTGTCGCCTGGGTCAAGCGCATCGAAGTGATTACCGCGGTCTACTTCTCCCTTGCTCTCTCAAAAGCTCTATTGGGCACCGATATCCCAGATTGGGTCCTTCGCGAACTACAGCCGCCGAGATGGAAGCGAGAGCTTATCGCCCGCTGGTTGCAAAAAGCAGATATCTTTGAGCCCAACGAGAAGAAGTTCAACCGCGCTGAAATGATAGGTTTCCACACCCTCTTATATGATGACGCAGCCGGCTTTACAGCTTCGGTTTTCGACACAGACAAAGATCATCTGACGCTCCAAGAACTGCCTCAGAACCTGCGGCGCGGCGCCTCGCGCGTGGCTGACCTTCTAACGCGCTACGACTCGAATTAA